Genomic segment of Bacteroidota bacterium:
CATTATTAAAATGTTCCGGTAATAATTGATCATCGTGATCGGTAAAGGCTGCTATTTTATAACCTTGTAATTGCAGTTCATTAATTGTAAGAGAATCGGGGCAAATAGAATAAATATTCTGATCGGAATAAAACATAGCTTCTATTTGTTCATTCGGCTTAGCATTAAAAATGATATAATTTCCTTTCAGGTAAGTATCCAGTTTTCTATAGATATCGGTGTTGTGATTTTTGACACTAATATTTTCGTAATTATAAATTGCTATTCCGCGCTCATGAAACTTTCGGAGGGTTTCGTATTTAAGTAAAAAATAGCAACTGATTATCAATAAGGTAAATACGATAACTTTTGTAAAAATGGGATTGATTTTTCGCGATAGTAATTGGAGGAGGAGATCAAAATTGAAACCAACCGCCAAAAAAATTAAGGGTGCAATTACAAAAACATATCCTATTATTTTGGTGGAAACTATTATGGAAAAGAAAAAATAAATGATCAGTATTCCCGATATAATAATGGTTTTAAAATGATTGGGAATGGAAGATCGTACGAGTATGAATATTCCCGTAATCAAAAGAGCTAAAATAAACAAGGTATAATTCTCATTGAAATGGATAAAATAAAAGGTAAAATCGCCGATATGTCCCTCCACGGCTTTTCCAACATGCAAATTGGTAAATTCCCTTTCGTAGGATGATTCCAAGGGGAAATGCAGAGCAATATATATCTGCCAGGGTAAAAACACACAGGTAGTGATAGCAACACCTAAAAACAGGGCTTTTAAATCTTTTAAACGAAGATGTCTGCCTTTAGTAAATAAAATAAATAATCCCCAGCATGCATACGCGAGAAGTCCGGTGAGCCATTTCACAAGAATTGCGGCACCTGAAAATATTCCTATTGCTACCAGCCAATACCATTTTTTATTTTGGAGATATTCCATTAAACTCCAGATGGAAGCAGTTACGTAAAATAAAAATGCTACATCGTTATGATCCATTCCGATTGCACCTGTTGTTTGTTCGATGGAGAAAAAGGAAAATGAAAACAGCATTGCGGCACAAAAACCAACAAGAGATTTTTTCATTAAAAATCCCATACGAAATAAAAGCAGTGTTAAACATGCACAGAGAAACGCACTTGGAAAACGAAGGCCAAATTCATTAACTCCAAATATTTTCATGCTGATAGCCATTTGCCAGAGAAACAATGGTTGTTTATGTAACCAGATATGATTATTTGACCAGTCTTTATAATTATAATCTAAAACCGGCTCTGTCCTCAACATGGGAGCCAATGGCTTGCTCATCATATTTTTTGCAACAAGTGCGTGATATTTTTCATCAAAGTCGTGTAAATAATGATCCTGAGATATATAATGAAAACGAATAAATAATGCAGAACAAAAAATAAAAAAGCCCGTGATCAGGTATTTTTTATAACTAAATAAAAAAATTGCAG
This window contains:
- a CDS encoding glycosyltransferase family 39 protein translates to MILFIVSLICALTAIFLFSYKKYLITGFFIFCSALFIRFHYISQDHYLHDFDEKYHALVAKNMMSKPLAPMLRTEPVLDYNYKDWSNNHIWLHKQPLFLWQMAISMKIFGVNEFGLRFPSAFLCACLTLLLFRMGFLMKKSLVGFCAAMLFSFSFFSIEQTTGAIGMDHNDVAFLFYVTASIWSLMEYLQNKKWYWLVAIGIFSGAAILVKWLTGLLAYACWGLFILFTKGRHLRLKDLKALFLGVAITTCVFLPWQIYIALHFPLESSYEREFTNLHVGKAVEGHIGDFTFYFIHFNENYTLFILALLITGIFILVRSSIPNHFKTIIISGILIIYFFFSIIVSTKIIGYVFVIAPLIFLAVGFNFDLLLQLLSRKINPIFTKVIVFTLLIISCYFLLKYETLRKFHERGIAIYNYENISVKNHNTDIYRKLDTYLKGNYIIFNAKPNEQIEAMFYSDQNIYSICPDSLTINELQLQGYKIAAFTDHDDQLLPEHFNNDSEIVIIDMVLKY